The DNA window GCGCCGATCCTCGCGCCCACCCTCGGCTCCGCGCTGCTCCGCTGGTCGGACTGGCGGGGCGTGTTCGTGGCCCTCGCCGTCTTCGGGCTCCTGCTGGTCGTGGTCGCGGCGGTCGGGCTCCGGGAGACCCTGCCGCCGGAGCGCCGCCGGCACGGCGGCGTCGCCGCCGTCGGCCGGGACTACCGTGCGCTGCTGCGGGACCGGACGTTCGTCGGACTCGTGCTGGTCGCCGGGCTCGCCATGGCGGCGCTGTTCGCGTACGTGGCCGGGTCGTCGTTCGTCTTCCAGCAGCGGTACGGGCTGGACGAGCAGCAGTTCGGGCTGGCGTTCGGCGCCGGCGCGGTCGGGCTCATCACCGCCACCCAGCTCAACGTGCGACTGCTGCGCCGGTACACCCCGCAGCGGATCCTGGTCGCCGCGCTCACCGTCGGCACCGGGGCCGGGCTGGTGCTGGTGAGCTTCGCCGCCACCGGCGTCGGCGGCCTGCCGGCCGTGCTGGCCTCCCTCTGGGTGGTGCTCGCCGCGGCCGGACTCGCCATGCCGAACGCGCCGGCCCTGGCGCTGTCCCGGCACGGCGAGGCGGCCGGCACCGCCGCCGCGTTGCTGGGCGCCGTCCAGTTCGGCGTCGGCGCGCTCGCCGCTCCGCTGGTGGGGGTGCTCGGCACCGGCAGCGTGGCGATGGCCGCGGTGGTCGCCGGTGGCATGGCGGTGGCCCTGGTCGTGCTGCTCACCGTGGTCCGGCCGGCGCGCCTGGCCGAGATCGAGCCGGCTGCGGTCGCCGTCGCCGTGCACTGACCCCGAGCGGCGGCCCGCCGTTGCCACTGCGGCGGCGGGCCGACGGATAGGGTCGGGACCGTGCGGACCAAGCAGGAGCTGGGGGCGGCGATCCGGGAGCGGCGGCGGGCGGCGCTGGTCGTCAACGCGCACTCCCGCCGGGGCCGGCGGCTCTACGACACCGTCCACTCCCGACTGCTCGCGGCGGGCTTCGCACTGCTCGGCGCGTATCCGGTGCACCGGCCCGGCGAGCTGGACCGGGTGCTCGCCGAGGCCGCCGACCTCGGGCCGGACCTGCTGGTCGCGGGCGGCGGTGACGGCACCATCGGCGCGGCCGCCCGGCTGCTCGCCCACCGGGACATGGCGCTGGGCCTCCTGCCGCTGGGCACCACCAACAACTTCGCCCGCACCGTCGGCGTCCCGCTCGACCTCGACGCCGCCGTCGGCCTGTTCACCGACGGCA is part of the Micromonospora halotolerans genome and encodes:
- a CDS encoding multidrug effflux MFS transporter, which produces MSRGQQLRLVLVLGSLIAIGPLTIDMYLPALPAITADLETTSAAVQLTLTGTLAGLALGQLLIGPLSDAVGRRLPLLAGIALHILASLLCVVAPTVQVVGVLRVLQGLGVAATSVVAMAVVRDLFSGAAFARLFSRLMLVMGAAPILAPTLGSALLRWSDWRGVFVALAVFGLLLVVVAAVGLRETLPPERRRHGGVAAVGRDYRALLRDRTFVGLVLVAGLAMAALFAYVAGSSFVFQQRYGLDEQQFGLAFGAGAVGLITATQLNVRLLRRYTPQRILVAALTVGTGAGLVLVSFAATGVGGLPAVLASLWVVLAAAGLAMPNAPALALSRHGEAAGTAAALLGAVQFGVGALAAPLVGVLGTGSVAMAAVVAGGMAVALVVLLTVVRPARLAEIEPAAVAVAVH